The Zymobacter palmae DNA window CTTCATCCATAAAAATGACGCGGTCGGCCACGGTGCGCGCAAAGCCCATTTCGTGGGTAACGCACAGCATAGTCATGCCCTCTTCCGCCAGTTCGATCATAACGTCCAGCACTTCCTTGACCATTTCAGGGTCAAGTGCAGAGGTCGGTTCGTCAAACAACATAACGTCGGGATGCATGCACAGCGAGCGCGCGATGGCGACACGCTGCTGCTGGCCGCCGGACATCTGACCGGGATATTTGTTGGCCTGATGAGCGATCTTGACGCGTTCGAGGTAGCGCATCGCGATGTCTTCCGCTTCACGGCGCGATTTCTTCTGTACCCACATCGGTGCTAGGCAGCAGTTTTCCAGCACGGTCAGATGCGGGAATAGATTGAAATGCTGGAACACCATCCCTACACGGTGGCGAATCTGTTCGATGCACTTCACGTCGCGAGTCATGGTAATTCCATCGACCGTGATCCGGCCCATCTGGTGCTCTTCCAGATGGTTGATGCAGCGGATCATGGTCGACTTACCCGAGCCAGACGGCCCACAGATAACGATACGTTCGCCTTTCTCAACGGTCAGGTCGATATCGCGTAGCACATGGAAATCCCCGTACCACTTGTTAAGGCGCTCAATCTCGATGATGGGGGCGGTCGTTTCCTGACGAACGGCAGTGGCAGTAGTCATGACATCAACTCCTTGGTAATGCGGACGTCCGCGCAATCAGCGGCGCCCCGTATCGACGCGCCGTTCGAGCCAGAGGCTATAGCGCGACATCGAGAAACAGAAGATCCAATAAATCAAAGCGGCAAAGGCATACCCTTCAGCGGCATAACCCATCCATGCTGAATCGGTCAGCCCGGCCTTGATGACGCCAAGAAAATCGAATAGCCCAATGATCGTGACCAGCGAGGTGTCTTTGAACAGCTGGATGGCGGTACTGACCAGCCCAGGAATCACCAGTTTTAGCGCCTGCGGCAACACGATCAGCGCGTTGCGCTTCCAATACCCCAGACACAGCGCCTTGCCCGCCTCAACCTGCCCATTGGGCACGGCCTGTAATCCAGCACGCACGACTTCGGCAAAGTAGGCACTCCAAAACATCACGATCCCAATCAGCGCCCGCAACAGCTTGTCGCCTTCGGCACTGCCGTGCGGCATGAATAGAGGGAAGATAGTGGAGGCCGTAAACAGCACAGTGATCATGGGGATGCCGCGCCACAACTCGATAAAGACCACGCAGAAGCCGTGGACCAGCGGCATCTTCGACTGGCGCCCCAGTGCCAGCAGTACCCCTAACGGGATGGCGAACAGCATGCCGATCGTGGCAACCGTCAGCGTCAGCATTAGACCGCCCCACTGGCGCGTCAGTACGGATTCCAGTCCGAACACGCCACCGCGCAGCAGGATCAGGTTGATGATCGGCATGCCGATCAAGGCGAACGGTAGCACTAGCAGGCGCTTCGGCATCCGCGGTACCAGAATCCACACTACGCTGAGCAGCCAGATGACGAAGGCCACTGCAACGCGCCAGCGTTCCACCTCGGGGTAGAAGCCATAGACCAGCTGCCCGATACGCGAGGTCACGAAAGGCCAACAGGCACCGCCTGACGTACAGGCAGCACTGCTATCACCCAGCCAGCTGGCATTGAGAAACGCCCAACTGAAAACGGCCCAGACGCTGCGCACCACGAGGTACAGCAGCACCAATGTGATCACGCTGTTGATCGGTGAGGAAAACAGCCGCGTACGCAGCCATTTACCCACGCCGGTTTCCGCAGCCGGTGCCGGACGCGGTGCAATCGGGTCATCGCGCACGATATGCGTGTCGGTAACGGAGTTTTCTATAGTGCGGGTCATCGCTCAACGCTCCTTCAAGGCCATACGCGCGTTGATCAGGTTCATCAACAGCGATACCAACAGACTCAGAGCCAAGTAGACCGCCATTGTGGTCGCCATGATCTCAAGTGCCTGCCCAGTCTGGTTGAGGGTCGTGATGCCGTAGACGGCGAACAGGTCGGGGTAGCCGATAGCGATCCCGAGTGATGAGTTCTTAATCACGTTGAGGTACTGGCTGGCTAGCTGCGGAATGATGACGCGCATGGCCTGCGGCAGCACGATCTTGCGCATAGTCAGCCCGCCCGGCAGACACAGCGACGTTGCCGCTTCACGCTGACCGTTGGGGACAGATGCCAGCCCAGAGCGCACGGCTTCCGCTACAAACGCGGCGGCATACAGCGTCAGCGTCAACCACAGCACCACCAGCTCGGGAATCAGGTGAATCCCGCCACGAGAACTGAACGCGGTCAGCTTCGGCAAGCTCAGTGATGCATGAATGCTCGAACAGAAGAAGGTCACCAGCGGCGGCAGCACGATCAGGGCCAGCGTCAGCCAGCGCACCGGCCAGCCGTCTTTGCCTCGACGTACGCGGTACTGGTTGATGTTGCGCATCACCAGCATGGCGACTAGCCCAAGTGCCAGCGCCAGCCACAGCGGCCAAGTGCTGGAAGAAAACTCGACCCACGGCAGCACCAGTCCTTTCTTATTAAGGAAGGCAACGCCCCACAGCGAGTAGCTCTTCTTGAACTCCGGCAGAACGCTCATCATCAGCGCCGACCAGAACAGCAGCTGCAACAGCATCGGGATATTACGGAAGATCTCGATATAAACGGTCGCACAGCGTGACAGCAGCCAGTTGGAAGATAGGCGAGCCATCCCGACCAGCAACCCAAGCAGCGTACAGGTCACGATAGACAGTCCTGCCACCAGCAACGTATTCAGCAGCCCGACTGTAAACGCATCGGCATAGGTGCTGTTGGCACTGTATTCGACCAGTGTCTGGGAAATACCAAACCCTGAGCGCTGGCTCAGGTAGTTAAACCCCGTGGTAACCCCTTGAGCCGCGAGGTTCGACAGGGTGTTGTTCGTCAGTAGAATGACGAGCACGACAGCCACCAGCAGCATCACTGCCTGGAGGACGAACGCCCGAACACGAGGGTCTCGCCAGAGCGGACCGTGCTCGCGCGGTGGAATGGTCGTAGAAGGTCGCAGCATGGCGTTCACTTTCCTTTCATTCAACGACAGGGTGTTGATCACCGCTGCCGACTCGGCACATCACGCCACCCCTGACACGGCAGTCATCACTCGCCGCAGCAGGGTACCTACGGAAGCTGCCCCGAGCGCCGGGGCAGCGTTGTCAGTACACCAGTACAGAAGCCTTCAGGCTCTGTCGGCCGGAAGAGAGGCCTTAACGCACGGGCGGTGCATACTGGAAGCCACCGGCGTTCCACAATGCGTTTTTGCCGCGTGCCAGTTTGAGAGGAGAGTGTTCACCGACGGTACGGTCGAATATTTCGCCGTAGTTACCAACGTTCTTCACGATATTGTGTGCCCAGTCGTTGGACAGCCCCAGCTGCTTGCCAAAGTCACCGTCCTTGCCGAGCAAACGCGCCATATCAGGTGATTTAGGTGCCGCCGTCAGCGCATCAACGTTCTTGCTGGTGATGCCCATTTCTTCGGCATTCAGCATGGCATACAGCGTCCAGCTGACGACTTTGCCCCACGCTTCATCGCCACGGCGCACCATTGGCGCCAGCGGTTCCTTGGAGATCATTTCCGGTAAAATTACACCGCTGTCAGGATCTTTAAGCTGACTGCGCAGCGCGGCCAGCTGAGAGCTGTCGATACTGATTGAGTCACAGCGTCCCCCCTCGAAGGCGGCCAGCAACTGCGCTGGGCTTTCAAACGTTACCGCCTGATAGTGAAGGCTATGGCTGGCAAAGAAGTCGGCCATGTTCATTTCACTGGTACTGCCAGACTGCGTACAGACTGTCGCGCCATCCAGCTCTTTGGGCGACGTAACACCAGCATCCTTGTGCACCATGAACCCCTGACCGTCATAGAACAGTACGCCGCCCGGGAAACTCAGTCCCATGCTGTTGTCACGCGATGCCGACCACGTGGTATTACGGCTCAGCAGATCCACTTCGCCCGACTGTAGGGCCGTGAAACGTTCACTATTGGGCAGTGGCACGAAAGTGACCTTTTCAGGATTACCCAATACGGCGGTAGCAACGGCACGGCACATTTCGGTGTCGATCCCTTGCCAGCGCCCTTTGGCATCGGGTGCCGAGAAGCCTGCCAGCCCATCGCTGACGCCACAGCGCAGCTCACCGCGCTTCTTCACATTTTCCAGCGTGCCAGCATGGCTGAACTGTGTCGCCAGCATGCCTGCCATTGCGATACTCATTGCGGTCAGAACAGTACGTGTACGCATTGCAGATACCCCCACTCATCCATAACAAGAGACATCGACCCGCTGCGGCACAAAGCATGCGCTCAAAGAAGGTGCGACTTCGTTATCCTTCCGTACGCAATAACCGTTCCAACCTTAAAAATTCTTTTAATTTCATATCTCTAATCAGGATGACGGCCTACCACTCCCCCCGAATAGTCGTCATGATGACATCTCTATGACGTCCTGCTCCCACCGAGCTCACCGTTTGGACGCATGATCTGCACGCCGGACTCGAAAACGGCACCATAATAGAGCGTCATGCAATCAATACTCGCCAATACATGAGGTTGCGCTAGCGACAAAACGCACCAAAAGGGATAGACACACTAAAAATGAGGTATCGAACCAGCTCCCGATACGGTGCTGACAATTCCTTGCATTACACTCAATTTGCTCACTCGCCAGCACTGATCGGTTATAATCCTGTCAATATTCCCGACCCTTCCTCTCGCAGTGAAGGTCCACCGCATAGACCGAGCGCGCCCCTGACGGCGCAGGAGCCAAGGCAAGTGAGCAGCAAGTTTTCGACCGAGAAAGTGCTGAGCGTTCACCACTGGAACGACACCCTCTTCAGCTTTACCGCCACGCGTGATCGTAGTCTGCGCTTCAAGAGCGGCCAGTTCGTCATGATCGGCCTGGAAGTGGATGGCAAGCCGCTGGTGCGCGCGTATTCGATTGCCAGCCCCCACTACGCAGACGAGCTCGAATTCTTCTCAATCAAGGTGCAGGACGGCCCGCTGACATCGCGCCTCCAGCACCTCAAAGTGGGCGATGACGTTCTGATCAGCCGCAAGCCGACCGGCACGCTGGTACTGGACGACCTGCGCCCCGGCCGTTACCTCTACCTGCTGTCTACCGGCACAGGGCTGGCACCGTTCATGAGCCTGATTCAGGATCCGGAAACCTATGAGCGCTTCGAGAAAGTAGTTCTGGTGCACGGTGTCCGTGAAGTCAGCGAACTGGCCTACAAGGACTTCATTGAGAAGGAACTGCCGGAGCACGAGTATTTGGGTGAGGACGTCCGCGACAAGCTGATTTACTACCCGACCGTGACCCGTGAAGAGTTCCACACCATGGGACGTCTGACTGATCACATTCGCTCGGGCAAACTGTTCGAAGACATCGGCCTGCCGAAGATTGACCCCGAACACGACCGCGCAATGATCTGCGGCAGCCCGGCGATGCTGGCGGAAACGTCAGAAGTACTGAATGAATGCGGCTTGAAGATTTCACCGCGCATGGGTGAACAGGGCGACTACGTCATTGAACGTGCGTTTGTTAGTCAATAGCCCGTAAGAGATTGCATAGTGCGCAAAAGGCAGCCTTCATGGGCTGCCTTTCATGTATATGAAGGTGCGTATATTTATTCACTTCATAGCGGGAGCCTGTAGAAGTGCGACAGGTTTTGCTCAAGAACTGGCCTGAATGTCCGATCAACCGTAGAAGAGTCATTTCCTTCAATGATCTATGGGCCACACCATGAAAACGAATGCGCTTTGTAAAGGGCTGGCACTGACGGCGTTGCTGTCCATGGCACCGCTGGCGCAGGCTGCCGAAAATTGGTTCCTTCCTCAAGGCTCTCTGGCCT harbors:
- a CDS encoding amino acid ABC transporter ATP-binding protein, coding for MTTATAVRQETTAPIIEIERLNKWYGDFHVLRDIDLTVEKGERIVICGPSGSGKSTMIRCINHLEEHQMGRITVDGITMTRDVKCIEQIRHRVGMVFQHFNLFPHLTVLENCCLAPMWVQKKSRREAEDIAMRYLERVKIAHQANKYPGQMSGGQQQRVAIARSLCMHPDVMLFDEPTSALDPEMVKEVLDVMIELAEEGMTMLCVTHEMGFARTVADRVIFMDEGQIVEEAPPEEFFGNPRSARAKTFLEQIVGH
- a CDS encoding amino acid ABC transporter permease — translated: MTRTIENSVTDTHIVRDDPIAPRPAPAAETGVGKWLRTRLFSSPINSVITLVLLYLVVRSVWAVFSWAFLNASWLGDSSAACTSGGACWPFVTSRIGQLVYGFYPEVERWRVAVAFVIWLLSVVWILVPRMPKRLLVLPFALIGMPIINLILLRGGVFGLESVLTRQWGGLMLTLTVATIGMLFAIPLGVLLALGRQSKMPLVHGFCVVFIELWRGIPMITVLFTASTIFPLFMPHGSAEGDKLLRALIGIVMFWSAYFAEVVRAGLQAVPNGQVEAGKALCLGYWKRNALIVLPQALKLVIPGLVSTAIQLFKDTSLVTIIGLFDFLGVIKAGLTDSAWMGYAAEGYAFAALIYWIFCFSMSRYSLWLERRVDTGRR
- a CDS encoding amino acid ABC transporter permease, which gives rise to MLRPSTTIPPREHGPLWRDPRVRAFVLQAVMLLVAVVLVILLTNNTLSNLAAQGVTTGFNYLSQRSGFGISQTLVEYSANSTYADAFTVGLLNTLLVAGLSIVTCTLLGLLVGMARLSSNWLLSRCATVYIEIFRNIPMLLQLLFWSALMMSVLPEFKKSYSLWGVAFLNKKGLVLPWVEFSSSTWPLWLALALGLVAMLVMRNINQYRVRRGKDGWPVRWLTLALIVLPPLVTFFCSSIHASLSLPKLTAFSSRGGIHLIPELVVLWLTLTLYAAAFVAEAVRSGLASVPNGQREAATSLCLPGGLTMRKIVLPQAMRVIIPQLASQYLNVIKNSSLGIAIGYPDLFAVYGITTLNQTGQALEIMATTMAVYLALSLLVSLLMNLINARMALKER
- a CDS encoding amino acid ABC transporter substrate-binding protein; amino-acid sequence: MRTRTVLTAMSIAMAGMLATQFSHAGTLENVKKRGELRCGVSDGLAGFSAPDAKGRWQGIDTEMCRAVATAVLGNPEKVTFVPLPNSERFTALQSGEVDLLSRNTTWSASRDNSMGLSFPGGVLFYDGQGFMVHKDAGVTSPKELDGATVCTQSGSTSEMNMADFFASHSLHYQAVTFESPAQLLAAFEGGRCDSISIDSSQLAALRSQLKDPDSGVILPEMISKEPLAPMVRRGDEAWGKVVSWTLYAMLNAEEMGITSKNVDALTAAPKSPDMARLLGKDGDFGKQLGLSNDWAHNIVKNVGNYGEIFDRTVGEHSPLKLARGKNALWNAGGFQYAPPVR
- a CDS encoding ferredoxin--NADP reductase, yielding MSSKFSTEKVLSVHHWNDTLFSFTATRDRSLRFKSGQFVMIGLEVDGKPLVRAYSIASPHYADELEFFSIKVQDGPLTSRLQHLKVGDDVLISRKPTGTLVLDDLRPGRYLYLLSTGTGLAPFMSLIQDPETYERFEKVVLVHGVREVSELAYKDFIEKELPEHEYLGEDVRDKLIYYPTVTREEFHTMGRLTDHIRSGKLFEDIGLPKIDPEHDRAMICGSPAMLAETSEVLNECGLKISPRMGEQGDYVIERAFVSQ